The Peribacillus sp. FSL E2-0218 genome contains a region encoding:
- a CDS encoding sigma-70 family RNA polymerase sigma factor produces the protein MNDIDVELYEKVHLGDKQALEKIYDRYEKILYSLSYKVTGQKELAEEAVQEVFIKIWTKKGTYHASKGKFSSWIMTMTRNASIDLLRKRRDIPSDFEYEQIPSENPSVENLIEWKEEGAMLRQAVSELSEEQRKMIHLFYFKGLSQQSIASEFEIPLGTVKGRVRLALKHLRKIIPQKLSKGGELDE, from the coding sequence ATGAACGATATAGATGTAGAGCTATACGAGAAAGTTCATCTGGGGGATAAGCAGGCCCTCGAAAAAATATATGATCGCTACGAAAAGATCCTATACTCCCTGTCCTATAAAGTTACTGGGCAGAAGGAATTGGCCGAGGAAGCGGTACAGGAAGTGTTTATAAAAATCTGGACGAAAAAGGGTACGTATCATGCATCCAAAGGGAAGTTCTCCAGCTGGATCATGACGATGACCCGGAATGCAAGTATAGATCTGTTAAGAAAAAGAAGAGATATACCCTCCGACTTTGAATATGAACAGATTCCGAGTGAGAATCCCAGCGTAGAAAATCTCATCGAGTGGAAGGAAGAAGGCGCCATGCTGAGGCAGGCCGTTTCGGAATTAAGTGAGGAACAACGAAAAATGATTCACCTATTTTATTTTAAAGGCCTGTCACAGCAAAGCATAGCCTCGGAGTTTGAAATTCCGCTCGGGACCGTTAAAGGGAGAGTCAGATTGGCGCTTAAGCACTTACGAAAGATTATCCCGCAAAAGTTAAGCAAAGGGGGAGAGCTTGATGAATAA
- a CDS encoding anti-sigma factor has product MNNNPCEWLLDYFNGQLDEVPRRKFENHLAQCQNCREELDELTMLTKDLAFIAEPVDPPSEMKQRILGNVFETEKEEQQPALQQTAEKRRGNGWMKPLLAAVLFASLLGNAYTLLSKDEADNNAGEKRETIDKLQTSVALKPGEGAPFNGRATMVEKNDKTEMIIQAENLEPPEGSQVYQVWLLEKGKPYRAGTFVPNDDGLGVVTYHLDQAGEHEWDTVAITLEPSDDSKIPKGDIILSSEL; this is encoded by the coding sequence ATGAATAATAATCCATGTGAATGGCTGTTAGATTACTTCAATGGACAATTGGATGAAGTCCCTCGGAGGAAGTTTGAAAACCATCTTGCGCAATGCCAGAATTGCCGTGAGGAATTAGATGAACTAACGATGCTAACGAAGGACTTGGCATTTATAGCTGAACCGGTTGATCCGCCAAGTGAAATGAAACAGCGGATTTTGGGAAATGTGTTTGAAACGGAGAAAGAAGAGCAACAGCCTGCATTACAGCAAACGGCTGAAAAAAGAAGAGGAAATGGATGGATGAAGCCATTGTTGGCGGCCGTCTTATTCGCTTCATTGCTTGGAAATGCCTATACCTTGCTTTCTAAGGATGAAGCGGATAACAATGCAGGGGAAAAACGGGAAACCATCGATAAGCTTCAGACGAGTGTGGCCCTGAAACCGGGTGAAGGCGCTCCTTTCAATGGCAGGGCGACGATGGTAGAGAAAAATGATAAAACGGAAATGATCATTCAAGCGGAAAATCTTGAACCGCCAGAAGGCTCACAGGTATATCAGGTTTGGCTCCTGGAGAAGGGTAAGCCTTACAGAGCCGGGACATTCGTGCCGAATGACGATGGCCTGGGCGTAGTGACGTATCACCTGGATCAAGCTGGTGAGCATGAGTGGGATACCGTAGCAATCACGCTTGAGCCCTCGGATGATAGCAAAATTCCTAAAGGGGATATTATCTTGAGCAGTGAATTATAG
- the hflX gene encoding GTPase HflX: MEMEQRAILVGVNLNGQGDFEYSMEELANLTEACDVEVVGTITQNLHRVNSSHFIGTGKIEEVKRLVEYKEANVVIFNDQLSPSQLRNLERDMDCKVIDRTILILDIFAHRAKTKEAQLQVEVAKLQYMLPRLVGLRESLGRQSGGVGTNKGAGEKQLELDRRRIEENISVLNKELELLVAHRQTQRKQRKKNAIPVVSLVGYTNAGKSSIMNALIEMSHPNAEKQVLEKDMLFATLETSVRNIPLPDKKEFLLTDTVGFVSRLPHHLVRAFRSTLEEVVEADLLIHVVDFSNPDHEQQMDITEQTLNEIGIKGIPTIFAYNKADLTDLEIPRVNRNSVYMSAKTKAGLEELIEQIREQIFTDYIRCEMLIPFDQGQLVSFFNENGHITDTEYEESGYRIKLECKKADYEKYIRYIIKSE, from the coding sequence ATGGAAATGGAACAGAGGGCAATCCTTGTTGGCGTCAATCTCAATGGCCAGGGGGATTTTGAGTATTCAATGGAGGAACTGGCCAACCTGACGGAGGCTTGTGATGTGGAAGTTGTCGGGACCATCACCCAAAATTTGCATCGGGTGAATTCATCGCATTTCATCGGGACGGGTAAGATCGAGGAAGTGAAGAGGCTCGTTGAATATAAAGAAGCGAACGTCGTGATCTTTAATGATCAGCTGTCTCCTTCGCAACTGCGGAATTTGGAAAGGGATATGGATTGCAAGGTGATCGATCGGACGATTTTAATTCTGGACATCTTTGCGCATCGGGCGAAAACGAAGGAAGCTCAGCTCCAGGTAGAGGTGGCGAAGCTTCAGTATATGCTCCCGCGTCTCGTTGGCTTAAGGGAGTCATTGGGACGTCAGAGCGGCGGGGTGGGCACAAACAAAGGAGCCGGGGAAAAGCAATTAGAGCTTGACCGCAGGAGAATCGAGGAAAATATTAGCGTTTTGAATAAAGAACTCGAACTCCTTGTGGCACACCGGCAAACGCAGAGGAAGCAGCGCAAAAAGAATGCCATCCCTGTCGTTTCATTGGTCGGATATACGAATGCAGGGAAGTCTTCAATCATGAATGCTTTAATCGAAATGTCCCATCCGAATGCGGAGAAGCAGGTTTTGGAAAAAGATATGCTGTTCGCTACGCTTGAGACATCGGTGCGAAACATTCCGTTACCGGATAAGAAGGAATTCCTGCTGACCGATACCGTGGGCTTTGTTTCAAGATTGCCCCACCACCTTGTGAGGGCATTTCGGTCAACATTGGAAGAGGTGGTGGAAGCGGACCTATTGATTCATGTTGTCGATTTTTCCAATCCGGATCATGAGCAACAAATGGATATTACGGAACAGACATTAAATGAGATTGGCATTAAAGGGATACCGACGATTTTCGCCTATAATAAAGCTGATCTTACCGATTTGGAGATTCCCCGGGTGAATCGCAATTCTGTTTATATGTCAGCGAAAACGAAAGCAGGTCTCGAGGAATTGATTGAACAAATTCGCGAGCAAATTTTTACGGACTATATTCGCTGTGAGATGTTGATTCCCTTTGATCAAGGGCAGCTCGTATCTTTCTTCAATGAAAATGGTCATATAACGGATACCGAATATGAGGAGAGCGGATATCGAATTAAGCTTGAGTGCAAGAAAGCGGATTATGAGAAATATATTCGTTACATCATTAAGTCCGAATGA
- a CDS encoding NAD(P)-dependent oxidoreductase, with protein sequence MTSPLKDQLEMNFQEAERGLSRREALEEANRCLYCYDAPCIQACPTGIDIPTFIKKIASGNYKGSAKTIMTANPVGASCARVCPTEELCEGACVLNHSTKPIMIGNLQRYSTDWAIQNKQALFKAGKKNGKKIAIVGSGPAGLSAARELALLGYSVTIFEAEKNPGGLNTYGIVSFRLPQSISYWEVEQVKSLDVEIKTNTRVGSDVSADQLVDDFDAVILAIGMSEVPKLGIEGEDFAGVYDAIDFVKETKTGAISEKFIGKKMAVIGAGNTAIDAATCSVRLGAEQVSIIYRRTQKEMTAYDFEFEFAKQEGVGFHWLTTPSRILADESGHVTGIECVKMVLSEAGEDGRSRPVPISGSEFVIPVDGVIRAIGQSRYIGLIEQFGIEHEDGVVLLEADSYKTSNEKVFACGDVIFGKGQGEAMVVSAAQQGKDTAYEIDLAIMGEAVDIA encoded by the coding sequence ATGACAAGTCCGTTAAAAGATCAACTTGAGATGAACTTTCAGGAAGCGGAGAGGGGGTTGTCCCGCCGTGAAGCCCTGGAAGAAGCGAATCGATGTTTATACTGCTATGATGCCCCATGCATTCAGGCCTGTCCGACAGGGATAGACATTCCAACCTTCATTAAGAAAATTGCGTCAGGCAATTATAAAGGGTCGGCAAAGACAATCATGACAGCCAATCCCGTCGGTGCCAGCTGCGCCCGGGTATGTCCGACCGAAGAGTTATGTGAGGGCGCATGTGTCCTCAACCATTCGACCAAGCCAATCATGATTGGCAATCTCCAGCGTTATTCCACAGATTGGGCCATCCAAAATAAACAAGCCCTGTTCAAGGCCGGGAAAAAGAATGGCAAAAAAATTGCCATTGTAGGAAGCGGTCCGGCAGGCTTATCTGCAGCAAGGGAATTAGCCTTGCTTGGCTACAGTGTAACCATTTTCGAAGCGGAAAAAAATCCAGGCGGATTGAATACTTACGGAATCGTATCCTTCCGGTTGCCACAGAGCATTTCATATTGGGAAGTCGAACAGGTCAAAAGCCTGGATGTTGAAATTAAAACGAATACACGTGTCGGGTCGGATGTTTCTGCTGACCAGCTGGTTGACGATTTCGATGCGGTCATTTTAGCGATCGGTATGTCGGAAGTTCCGAAGCTAGGGATCGAAGGAGAGGATTTCGCTGGGGTCTACGATGCAATCGATTTCGTTAAGGAGACGAAAACGGGAGCCATCAGCGAAAAATTCATTGGGAAGAAGATGGCGGTGATTGGGGCCGGGAACACAGCGATTGATGCTGCGACCTGTTCGGTTCGTCTTGGGGCCGAACAGGTGTCGATCATTTATCGTCGGACCCAAAAGGAAATGACAGCCTATGATTTTGAATTCGAGTTTGCCAAACAAGAAGGGGTCGGGTTTCACTGGCTGACCACCCCCTCAAGGATCTTAGCGGATGAAAGCGGTCATGTAACGGGCATCGAATGTGTGAAGATGGTGCTTAGCGAGGCAGGGGAAGATGGGCGTAGCCGGCCCGTGCCTATATCTGGATCGGAGTTCGTGATACCGGTCGATGGGGTCATCCGTGCCATAGGCCAATCCAGGTATATTGGGCTGATTGAACAATTTGGGATCGAACATGAAGATGGCGTGGTTTTGCTGGAGGCAGACTCCTATAAAACGTCGAATGAAAAAGTATTTGCCTGCGGGGACGTGATTTTCGGAAAAGGTCAAGGGGAGGCGATGGTCGTTTCGGCTGCCCAGCAAGGGAAGGATACGGCTTATGAAATTGATCTGGCCATAATGGGCGAGGCAGTGGATATCGCTTAA